ACAGATACTCTTGTATCCACGCCTGTTTTTTCTTTCATCAGAGCAGCGAATTCCCCGCCTGACATCACACCTTCAGCCACAATAATAATACTGTGCTTTTTGCCGCGTGCATGTCCCTTTTTAATTTTATCGACTACTTTGTCGAGGTTATAAGGATCTTCAGGAATCAGGATTGATTCAGCACCACCTGAGAGTCCTGACCAAAGCGCAATATCACCCGCATTACGTCCCATTACTTCAATGATAAATGTACGCTCATGCGAAGTTGCTGTATCACGGATTTTATCAATTGCATCAATGACTGTGTTCAGCGCAGTGTCAAAACCGATTGTAAAGTCAGTACCCGGAATGTCATTATCAATCGTACCCGGTACGCCTACACATGGATAACCATGCTCGGTTAATGCTTTTGCTCCCATATATGAGCCGTCTCCACCAATAACAACAAGACCTTCGATACCGAATTTCTTCAGCTGCTCTATTCCTTTTTTCTGGCCTTCAGGTGTTTTAAATTCTTCGCATCGCGCAGAATAAAGCTTCGTTCCCCCGCGGTGAATGATATCACCAACAGAACCAAGCTCAAGCTTTTCGATATTACCGGAAATTAACCCCTGGTACCCCTGGTAAATTCCATATACTTCAAGCCCGTGATAGATGGCTTTTCTTACGACCGCTCTGATCGCAGGGTTCATACCCGGAGCATCTCCACCACTGGTCAGTACGCCAATTTTTTTCATTTTGATGTTCCCACCTTTAATTGAAAAATTATGTTAACTATTTCACAGAAATAGTGTTCCGAAGTTGGATGTACAAGTTCGTTTTCATCCTTTTAAAAATAACATGAAGATCTTTTGTTCTCAATCATAAGCTTAAGGTCTCACACATTCTTCTTAAGGGAATATTCATGTAAACGCTTAAATATTCATTATTGTACACATTTTAGACACATAATAACCTGAATGTTCCTTTCTTCTATTGTTTACACATCTCACAAAAGAAAAAACCTCTTCAGAAAAGATCTGAAAAGGTTTTTTGGTTATACCGTTTCTTTCGTAAACTCCCCGATTGACTGGAATTTATCATAGCGCTGGGCTACTAATGACGCTTCGTCTAATTGGGATAATTCTTTCAATGACTGAAGCAGGATCTGATCAATCGCTGATGCCTGCTGTTTAATATCTCTATGTGCCCCGCCTTTAACTTCAGGAATAATTTCATCGATAATACCCATTCCCTTTAGGTCGGGCGCTGTAATTTTCATTGATTCTGCTGCCTGTTTTGCAAGACCTGCATCCTTCCATAGAATAGATGCTGCTCCCTCAGGTGAAATAACAGAGTAAGTAGAGTTCTCAAGCATATGCAGATGATTACCTACACCAAGTGCCAGCGCACCACCGCTGCCTCCTTCACCAATCACGATGCAGATCACCGGTACAGTGAGTCCTGCCATCTCAAACAGATTACGTGCGATTGCTTCACTCTGACCACGCTCTTCAGCTGCTTTACCAGGGTATGCACCCTTTGTATCGATAAAGCAGATAATCGGACGCTTAAACTTCTCAGCCTGCTTCATCAGGCGAAGTGCTTTGCGGTATCCTTCAGGATGTGGCATACCGAAATTCCGCTTAATATTTTCTTTTGTATCCTTCCCTCTCTGATGGCCGATCACTGTGACAGGATTTCCTTTATAGCTTGCAATCCCGCCAACAATTGCATGATCATCTCCATACAGTCGGTCACCGTGCATTTCCATAAAGTTTTCAAATAGCACTTCTATGTACTCAAGCGCTGTCGGACGTTCCGGATGACGCGCAAGCTGTACACGGTCCCATGGTTGGATCGAGGAATAGACATCCGCTTCAAGACGCGCAAGACGCTCTTCAAGCTTTGCAATTTCCTCGCTCAGATCAACTTCCGAGTCAGCAGTAAATGCTTTCAGTTCATTGATTTTTTCACGCAGCTGATTCAACGGCTTTTCAAATTCAAGTTCATTTACCATGATGCCCCTCCTTTTTTATGCAGAGATAGCAGCACACTTAATTTTTCTTTCATCTCAAGTCTTGAGATCACCTGATCAAGCTGACCATGCTCCATCAGAAATTCCGCTGTCTGAAAATCTTCAGGGAGCTTTTCTCTGATTGTCTGCTCAATAATTCGTCGACCTGCGAAACCGATCAGTGCACCCGGCTCAGCAAAATTATAGTCTCCAAGTGAAGCAAAGCTCGCTGAGACACCGCCTGTCGTTGGATGTGTCATAAAGGAGATAATCAGGCCGCCTTTATCACTAAAGCGCTTAAGTGCTGTACTGGTTTTTGCCATTTGCATTAAAGACAGTACGCCTTCCTGCATTCTGGCACCGCCGCTTGCTGTAAAAATAATAAAAGGAAGGTTTTTCTCCTCAGCCACTCTGACAGCTTCAGCAATTTTCTCTCCAACAACAGAACCCATACTGCCCATTCTGAAAGTAGAGTCCATAATGGTAAGCACTGCCTCATTACCATCGATCGAACAGGTTCCGGTCACGACTGCCTCATTTAAGCCGGTCTTTTTCTTGTCCTTCTCAAGCTTTTCAAGGTAATCAGGAAATTCCAGCGGATTTTCAGAAGACAGCTGCTGGTTAAATTCTTTAAAAGAACCTTCATCAGCCAGACATTCGATTCTCTCAGCCGCATTCATTGGATGATGATAACCACACTGCAGACATACCTTTTTATTCTTATAGATTTCTTTCGTGTAAATAATCTTTTTACATTTAGGACACTTGGTTAATATTCCTTCCGGGACATCATTTTTATCATGTTCAGATGGAATCGTTGCGTACTTTTTCTTTTTTGCAAATATATCCTTCAGCAACCGGTCTTCCTCCCTAGTCATTATCTATATTTTTGATCAGCTTTAAAGGCTGCTCAGTATCTTCTGAAAACAAATGTTCATGAAAACGTTCCATTATCTCATCTGTCAGTGGCACCTGCATTTTGTCTTCTGCATGATAAAAATCATTAAGAATCAGCCATATTCTTGTATAAAGCTGATTGCCGCCCGCTTCAACAAGCTCTCTTTTCAGATGAGTCAATAAAGTCAGCTCTGATTGCCTGTATTGATTTAATACGTGCTCATATAAATGCAGCTTATCTACTTCAGGCAGCGCCGACACTCTTCTTATAGCGTCTTCTTCAAGCCATGCTTTCACTTCAGCGACATCACTGACAGCACGGCTCTCCTGGAGAATAAACATACCTAACAGATCAATCAGGTGATGATCCCTGAAATCTCTCAGGAATGTACCCTCGCCTCTTCTCGTTTCAATTAGTCCAAGCAGCTCAAGCGCTCTTAACGCCTCGCGCACAGAAGAGCGTGCAACGCCGAATCGCTCCGACAGTTCACGCTCTGATGGGATTCTGTTGCCGGCTGTCAGACGGTCTTCCCTGATCATATCCCTGATCTGGTGGACAACAGATATATATCTTTTATGTTCATTCAAATGTCTGTCACTCGCTTTTTCCGATTTGGGATAAGCGTGCAGTTTTTTCTCTCACTTCTTCAGGATCCACTTTAATTCTTGCTACACCTGTTTCCATGGCAGCATTTGCTACACGTGAAGCGACAGCAGGTGCTACTCTTGGATCAAATGGAGCAGGGATGACATAATCTGCATTCAGTTCGTCCTCAGAGATTAATGAAGCAATCGCTTCTACTGCAGCAATCTTCATTTTTTCGTTAATATGTGTTGCTCTAACATCGAGTGCCCCTCTGAAAATACCCGGGAATGCAAGCACATTATTAACCTGGTTAGGAAAATCTGAGCGTCCTGTTCCGACAACACTCGCTCCGTTTGCCTTAGCAAGTGCCGGCATAATCTCAGGTACTGGGTTAGCCATTGCAAAAATAATCGAATCCTGGTTCATTTTCTGAACCATCTCTTCAGTCAGTGCACCTGCAACTGATACACCAATAAACACGTCTGCGCCTTCAATCACATCATCAAGTGATCCATCAAGACGCTCTCTGTTCGTGATTTTTGCTACATTATGCTTAACCTCATTCATGCCATAAGGCCGGCCCTCATAGATCGCACCCTTAGAATCACACATAATGATATCTCTTACACCATAGCTGTATAACAGCTTAATAATCGCAATGCCGGCTGCTCCTGCTCCGTTCATTACAACCCTGATTGAAGAGAACTCTTTATTTGTAATCTTAAGAGCATTCACAAGACCTGCCACCGTCACAATAGCTGTTCCGTGCTGATCATCATGAAAGATCGGTATGTTTGTTTCTTTTTTCAGACGCTCTTCAATTTCAAAGCATCTTGGTGCAGCGATATCCTCAAGGTTAACGCCGCCAAAAGTCGGCTCCATCAGCTTCACGGTTTCTACGATTTTATCAATCTCTGTTGTGTTCAGGCAGATTGGAAAAGCATCTACCCCGGCAAAGCTTTTAAATAGAACAGCTTTCCCTTCCATAACAGGCAGTGAAGCTTCCGGTCCGATATTTCCAAGACCGAGGACAGCTGTACCATCAGATACGACGGCAACCATGTTCCCCTTCATTGTATAATCATATACCGTCTCCGGTTTATCATAAATTTCTTTACATGGTTCTGCTACACCAGGTGAATATGCGAGACTGAGCTCCTCTGCATTTCTTACTAGTACTTTTGATTTTGACTCCAGTTTCCCCTGATTCACTCTGTGCATATGCAGTGCTTCATCTCGTAATGACAAAGAACTTCACTCCTATTTTTTGGGTTACCCCTTTATTTAACAATTGGTCAGACCACATTCTTATTCACTATAACAAAAACAATTCAACATTTGCAATTTATTGTTCGACGACATTTTCATTTCCAAGCAGCTGAATTAGCCTGTCTAATAGCGCATTAGCAGGGTTAATGCTGATGCTGAGCTTCTGCTTACTGCCGGATTCTGCATCATATACAACAACCGGCATTTCACCTGCAAATTTTCTGCAGAACTGATCAATCATGTTAAAAGTATCCTTCGTATCCATTGATTCGGGAATTCTTAAAAAAAGGGTTTTTATGCGATCCGCCCCTTTATACTGATCCGCAGGGACCGCATGCTGAACGACAAACTGATTTTTCCTATTGCGTTCTTCTGTTTTTCCTGACAGCACGAGTGTCATCCCTTTTTGAATAATAGGGGACTGTTTTCTGAAAACATCCGGAAACACGACACCATCCATATCCCCTGACTCATCGCTCAAGGTAACAAAACTCATATTCTCACCCTTTTTTGTCCTGATCACACGCACTTCGGTTAAAAGTGCACCAACCATTCCTTTCACCCCAGGCCTGATCTCATCAATTCTGAGTGCCCCTGAGCCTGTCAGCCTGTCCCGGTAGACGGACACAGGATGTGAGGATAAGTAAACACCGAGTACTTCTTTTTCATGAGCCAGCTTCTGTTCATCCGGCATAGGTGAAGCTTTAGCGTGCTTAGGCTTAATATCAAGATCCTCAAACAAGCTGCCTTCTCCCTGCACCAGTCCTGCATGATTAATTGCCACTTCAATCGAGGCAAGCAGTACAGAGCGGTCCTGACCAAAGCTGTCGAGTGCACCTGAAAAGATCAGCGGTTCAAGCAGCTTTCTGTTAACAAGCTTCGGATTCAGCCTGCTGCAGAGATCAAAAAAGTCGCGGAAGGGCTGTTCTTGCCTGACAGTGATAATGTTTTCAGCCGCCGCTTTATTTACACCTTTTATTGCACTAAGACTGTAGATGATTTCACCTTTTTCACCTTTAAAGTACCGCATACTTTTATTAATATCAGGCGGCTGTACTGTAATAGAAAGGTTTCTGCATTCCTTTATATACTGTGCTGTTTTATCTTCGTTTCCTGTCGCAGTGGTCATCAGTGCCGCCATAAATGAAACCGGGTAGTGTGCTTTCAGGTAGGCAAGCTGATAACCAATCTTACTGTAAGCAACAGCGTGACTCCGGTTAAAACCATAATCAGCAAATCTGACAATCAGATCATACAGTTCATTAGCTGCTTCACTTGAATAGCCTTTTTTAACAGCACCTTCAGTAAATCTCTTTCGTTCACGGTCAAGGTCCTGCTTTTTCTTCTTACTGACTGCTCTTCTCAGTACATCTGCCTGCCCGAGTGAGAATCCTGCGAACCTTGAAGCAATCTCCATGATCTGCTCCTGATAGACAATAATGCCATACGTTGAGGATAAAACAGGTTCAAGGTCCTGATGAATATAAGGAACCTTTTCGTGACCATATTTTCTCTTTATATATTGAGGAATAAATTCCATTGGTCCCGGACGGTTTAACGCGTTGACTGCCACAAGATCTTCAAACTCTGACGGCTTCATTGTCATCAGTACTTTTGTAACACCTTCTGCTTCAAATTGAAAAATACCACTTGTCCAGCCTTTGCCGAGCAGCTCAAACGTTTCCTTGTCATCTTCAGGGATCTTTTCGATATCAAATGAAGGTTCACTCTGTCTGACTGACTGGATGACCCGGTGTAAGATCGTCAGGTTCCTGAGCCCCAGGTAATCCATCTTTAAAAGTCCAATCTCCTCTAAAGCGCCCATCGGCCATTGAGTAATATGGGCATAGTCCGTGCCTTTTTGAAGCGGTACAACTTCTGCAAGCGGGACGTCACTGATTATTACGCCTGCTGCGTGAACAGATGTATGTCGCGGAAGCCCTTCAAGCTTCATAGCCGTTTTGAACCAGTCCTTATACCGCGCTGACTGATTCACAAAGCGTTTAAGCGATTCCGACTGCTCGTATGCTTCTTTCAGTGTAATCCCGTGAAGAGATGGAATTGATTTTGAGATCACTTCCATTTCCCCGGTAGTCATGCCGTAAACCCTTGCCATATCACGTGCCACAGCTTTTGCAGAAAGTGTTCCAAACGTTGCTATCTGCGCTACTTTCTTTCTGCCGTATTTCTCAGCTGTATATTGAATCACTTCATCACGGCGGTCATCCGGAAAATCAAGATCAATATCCGGAAGCGTGACACGTTCAGGATTTAAAAAACGTTCAAACAGTAAGTGATGTTCGATCGGATCCACGTGTGTAATAAATAACGCATAAGCGGTTAAAGATCCTGCGGCCGATCCACGACCGGGCCCTGCTAAAATATGCTGTTCACGCGCAAACTTCATCACGTCCCAGATAATCAGGAAATAATCATTAAAGCCCATCTGATCAATGATTTGCAATTCGTATTTAAGACGCTCGCGATAGACATCTGTTACCTGGTCCACGCGCTTTTTAAGTCCTTCTTCACAAAGGTAGGCAAGTACTTCCTTTTGCGTCACATCATCCGGCACTGGAAAAACAGGCAGGTGTGAGGCAGAAAAATCAATATTTACCCGGCAGCGCTCAGCAATTCTGTATGTATTTTCAATCGCTTCGGGCGTATCTGAGAGCTGACTTTCAACCTCATCAGCTGATCGGAAATGATAGCTCCCGTCAGCTTTTACTTCATCTACTGATAAACCGTCTCTAAGAGCAACCAGCGCTTCATAAGCGGTCTGATCGGCAGGCTCGCTATATTTCACTTCAGCGGTAGCCGCCATAGGGAGGTTTGCCTCTGAGGAAAGGGACTGTATTAACGAGTGAAGCGCTGGATCATCAGGCCGGTTCAGACGAGATAACCCCAGATAAAACCGGTCTTTTCCCATCATCTGCATGAGCTGATCTGCCCGTGACTCGGCTGTATCAATCTGTCCATTTAGCAAAAGACGTTCAATTTCACCATCAGGACCGGGTGTGATAGCGATTAATCCTCCTGCGTATGACTTGAGCCACTTTTCAGGAAGCGGCTTTGCTGTCGTTGAGATTGCGCTAGAAATTTTGATCAGATTCTGATAGCCTTCATTCGTTTCAGCTAGCAGGATCAATGGGAATGCCTGATCATCATTTCCGCTGATATCAGCAGTCAGACCAATAATCGGTTTGATCCCTTCTTTTATACAGGCTTTGTAAAAGGGGATCACACCGTACATTGTATTATGATCTGTCAGCGCAAGTGCAGGCAGCTTCTCGCGTTTAGCCTGTGCGACCAATTCAGCGACTGTCATTGTGCCGCTCAGCAGGCTGTATGCACTTGTGACCTGTAAATGTGTAAATGCCATAAAGGATCCCCTTTCATCAAATGTTTTATTGTTTACAAATGGCTTCCAGCTTTTCTATTACTTCTTCTGCTTCAGACCATTTATATATAGATGCTCCTGCAGCTACCGGGTGACCGCCGCCGTTATACTGCTTGGCAAGCTCATTAACGATCGGTCCCTTCGATCTGAGCCGTACACGGATTTCCTTTTCCTCTTCAATGAAAAATACCCATGCACGAATGCCTTTGACGCTTCCAAGCGTACTGACCAGTAAAGATGCTTCTGATGGGACAACATTAAACTCAGCAAGCTTTTCTTTCGTTATTTTTATGTGAGCTGCCCCATTCTCAGACATATAAAAGTTCTGCAGTACATACCCCTGCAACTTCAGTACTTCAGCATCCATTTCGTACAGTGCGTTATACAGCGCTGATCTGTCAAAATCATATTTAATCAGTTCACCGGCATAGTCAAAAGTTTTTTGTGTCGTACTCGGGTATAAAAAGCGCCCGGTATCTCCAACAATCCCTCCATAGATCAGCCGTGCTGCAGCGTCTGACATCTTCAGTCCATCTGCTTTCCCGCTCAGATATAATTCATATATCATTTCACTTGCTGAGCTCGCAGATGTATCGACCCATAACAGATCTCCGTAAGGATCTTCATTAGGATGGTGGTCAATCTTAATTAATTTACTGCCGTTTTTATAGCGCTGATCATCAATTCTGTCAGTGTTAGCTGTATCACAGACAATGATGAGTGCTCCCTCAAAATCTTCATCCTTTAATTCATCAAGTTTATATAGAAAGCTAAGCGTCGGCTCCTCTGTTCCGGTAGTATAGACTTGCTTTTCAGGAAAAGAAGCCTTAATCACCTCTGCAAGTCCGGCCTGTGACCCGTATGCATCCGGATCCGGTCTGACATGTCTATGTAAAATAATTTTGTCATATTGCTTAATTTGTTCAATGATTTGCTCTTTCAATGTGTGTCACTCCCTGAATTAGTGGAATTTCCTCTGATAAGCCTTTACAATAATAGTAGTTTATTATTGGAGGAATCAAAATGGCAATATTAGTGTTTCTAATCATTATGTCCGGCGTTGCTTATCTCTATTTTAAGACGAAGCAGATCCGCACGCCCCGTCCTGTTGAAAAGGCCTGGCAGAAAAGCCGTGCCGGAATCGCACTTGGCGCAGGAATGGGATTAATCGGGCTGAATACCCTTTTTCTTTTTAACTTTGAGCTTGCAACAGATCTGATCTTCACTTATATCATCGCACTTGTTTTTATCATTATCGGATTTTCAAGTGCATGGATTCGATATAAAGCTTATAAACATTATACGCCTTTACTGGCTGAAGAAGAGAATAAATGGAATAACTAATATTATTTAAAAAGCATGCGGCAAACAACTAAGAGGATGGGACATTCAAAACAGTCCCATCCTCTTTTTTATTTTTCAAGCAGCTGACACATCATCATGGCTTTCCCCACGAGATTGCCATCACTAAACACTTCCACATCTACCTTACCGAACTTACGACCGACATCAAGAAGCTTCGGCACAACCTCAAGCGTACTTTCCATCTGGACCGGCTTAATAAAATAAATCGTGATATTTTCCACGACAAGGTCACTGCGCTTATATTCTTTCAGCAGCTGGTTCGCTGACTCAGTCACAAGCGTTGTAAATACTCCATAGGAAATTGCACCGAGGTGGTTTGTCATCTGTGGAGTGACCTGGAAGATCTGACGTTTGTTTTCATTCTTTTCAACCTGCAGTTCTTTTAATATCAGGTCATCGATGGTTTCTCCCATCTGTGGCTGCCGCTGGATCATCTGGAGCGCTTTTAATACATCCTGTCTGCTGATAACACCCTGGAGCTGATGTGATTCGTTAACAACAGGCAGCAGTTCAATCCCTTCCCAGATCATGATATGGGCTGCTGAAGCAACGCTTGTCTTTGCATTCACTGTCAGCGGATATTTTGTCATCACTTTTTCAAGCAGTTCATCTTTAGCACGACCGATAATGTCTTTAGCAGTAACCATTCCTGTCACTTTCAAAGATGAGGCGTCCACTACCGGAAAACGGCTGTGGTGTGTGTCTTTATTCAAATCTTCCCAGTCTTCAATTGTGGACTTTGAATGTAAATAATATGACTGTTCAAGCGGGATCAGAATATCATCAACCAGAACAATTTCTTTCTTAATCATCTGGTCATAAATCGCCCGGTTAATCATCGCAGCTACTGTAAATGTATCATAACTCGTTGAGATCACCGGCAGTTCGAGCTCATCGGCGAGTTTTTTTACAGGCTCTTCTGCATCAAACCCTCCTGTAATCAAAACAGCTGCACCGGCATTTAACGCGTATTCATGTGCTTTTGTTCTGTTTCCTACGATTAAAAGGTTGCCGGCTTCTGTATATCTCATCATGGCTTCAAGCTTCATCGCCCCGATTACAAACTTGTTAAGGGTTTTATGAAGACCGGTTCTGCCGCCGACTACGTGACCGTCTACGATATTGACTACTTCTGCATAGGTAAGGCGTTCTATATTTTCACGGATCTTTTTCTCAATTCTGATTGTACCAACCCGTTCAATGGTACTGACCATCCCTTTGTTTTCTGCTTCTTTTATCGCCCGGTAGGCTGTACCTTCGCTGACAGACATATGTTTTGCTACCTGTCTTACGGAAATTTTGTTTCCGACAGGCAGGGATTCTATATGCTGTAGTATTTGTTCATGTTTTGTCGCCAATCGATAATCCCCGCTTTCTCGTTCCTGCATGTGTTCTTTTATTATAACCGCAGTGGTAAGAAAGGTTCAAATCGAGTTTAAATTGCAGAAAAAAGAGACAGCGACAAGTTGTCTCTGTCTCAGTAACCGGCTCACTGCGTTTCAGGCGGACGCTTTCCGCAGCCGGGCGGTGAGCCTCCTCAGCTTCGCTTCCGGGGTCTCACCTGTCCCTTTTCCGCTGCTGGAGTCGCCGCCTTCCACTCCGTTCCCCTGAATAAAACTGTTTCAATTAAGAATACAATTTAACTTATTTTATAATTCTACGATGTCCCCGGCGTGCATCATTTTGCCTTGTCCACCTTTTAGCATGTTGATGAATTTTTCCGGGTCCTGTTTGATTGGCGGGAATGTGTTGTAGTGAATCGGGACGACGTGTGTGGCCTGGAGGAGTTCTGCTGCATATGCTGCATCTTCAGGTCCCATTGTAAAGTTGTCGCCAATTGGCAGAAATGCGATATCAATCGGGTGTCTGTCACCAATCAGTTTCATATCACCAAATAGTGCTGTGTCCCCTGCGTGATAAACCGTTTTTCCTTCTGCCATAAATAAAATTCCAGCCGGCATGCCAGTATAGATAATCTGGTTATCCTCGGTTGTGTATGATGAGCCGTGGAAGGCCTGTGTGAATTTCACTTTACCAAAATCGAATTCATAGGCACCGCCTATATGCATCGGGTGCGTGTTCAGCCCCTGCATTTCCATGTAATTTGCCAGTTCAAATGGCGCTACGACCAGTGCATTACTGCGTTTAGCAATTGCGACTGTATCTCCTACGTGATCGTTGTGTCCATGTGTGAGCAGGATTACATCCGGGTTCTGATCATCAGCATTCAGATCCGTTTGTTCATTTCCATTGATAAATGGATCTACAAGAATTGTTTTGCCGTTTGTTTCAATTTTAATAATTGAATGTCCATGGTAAGAAATTTTCATTTTCATTCCTCCTAGGTTACAATCTCACTCAAGTTTTCCCTTCCTGCAGGTCATGAAACATTTACATGTGCAAAAGATAGTGATAATTTTGAACTGACTGAAATTGAAAGGATGACAATAATGATCGGAAAAATTCAGGCTTACTTAAAATCAGAACAGGTTGATGGTGCTTTATTAACTTCTGTTGAAAATGTTACATATACGACCGGATTCAGAAGTGATCCGCACGAAAGATGGCTTGCTGTATGGATTCCTGCTGAAGGTGAGGCGATCTTAATCTGCCCGGGTATGGAAACATCGGATGCAAAAGCTGCGGGATGGCACGGGAAAATTATTGGCTATAGTGACACTCAGAGCCCGCTTGAACTATTAAAGAACGAAATTGGAGCTTTAAATAGTCTTGCGGTAGAAAAAAATCACCTGACAATAGATCGAATGGAATTAATTAGTCAGGTATTTGGCGAGTGCAGGATGACTGCTGCTGAACATTTCCTAAATGACCTGCGCGTGGTAAAAACAAAATCTGAAATTGAACTGCTGAAGGAAGCTGCTGCGCTTGCGGATTTTGCGATTGAAACCGCCTGCAGTGAGCTTGAAGAAGGAAAATCTGAACTTGAGGTACTGGCAAAAGTTGAATATGAGTTAAAGAAAAAAGGAATTACTGAAATGTCTTTCTCTACAATGGTACTGACAGGCGAAAATGCATCATCCCCTCACGGCACACCGGGTCAGACAAAGATTAAGAAGGGTGACCTTGTCCTATTTGACCTTGGGGTTGTTTATCAGGGTTATTGTTCTGATATCACACGCACAGTGGCTTTCGGTGAGATTACAGACCGGCAGCGTGAAATATATGACACCGTGTTGAAAGCAGAAATGACTGCACTTGCAATGGTAAAACCGGGTGTTAAATCAAGTGAACTTGACCTTGCTGCCCGTAAAGTGATTGAAGATGCAGGATACGGTGAATACTTCCCGCACAGACTGGGTCATGGACTTGGGTTGAACGTACATGAGTACCCATCCATTACTTCAGAAAGCGACATTACCCTTCAGGCAGGAATGACATTTACAATTGAACCTGGTATTTACGTGCCGGGTGTCGCAGGTGTCAGAATTGAAGATGATGTACTTGTGACTGAAAATGGCTATGAAACGCTGACGAAATTCCCGAAAACGCTGCAGACCTTCTGATAAAATAGTTTTTCTTCTTCAACAAAAAACGTCCGGCCACTAGTGTGATCGGACGTTTTTATATGACTATTATTAAGCTAGCAGCAGTTCTCTCACGTTTGCGTACTCCAAACCGTGCGCTTCAGCTACTGCATTGTATGTGACAAAACCGTCAAGTGTATTGATTCCGCTCATTAATGCTTCGTTATCGATACATGCCTGGCGATATCCTTTGTTCGCAATCTGGATACCATACGGAACAGTTACATTTGTCAGTGCAATTGTAGATGTTCTCGGTACTGCACCCGGCATATTCGCTACAGCGTAATGCACGACGCCGTGCTTTGTATAAGTAGGGTTATCATGTGTTGTAATCTTGTCAGTCGTCTCAAAAATACCACCCTGATCAATTGCAATATCAACTACAACTGCTCCTGGTTTCATTGCTTTAATCATTTCTTCGCTGACTAACTTAGGTGCCTTTGCACCAGGGATCAGTACTGCCCCGATGACAAGATCAGCTTCTGCTACACTTTCAGCAATGTTCAGCGGGTTAGACATGAGCGTTGTCACATCTTTCCCAAAAAGATCATCAAGCTGACGCAGTCTTTCCGGATTCAAGTCAAGAATTGTTACATCTGCTCCAAGACCCACTGCCATTTTAGCTGCATTCGTTCCAGCTACGCCACCACCGATTACCGTTACTTTACCTCTGGCTACTCCTGGTACACC
This region of Jeotgalibacillus malaysiensis genomic DNA includes:
- a CDS encoding DNA polymerase III subunit epsilon, which translates into the protein MAFTHLQVTSAYSLLSGTMTVAELVAQAKREKLPALALTDHNTMYGVIPFYKACIKEGIKPIIGLTADISGNDDQAFPLILLAETNEGYQNLIKISSAISTTAKPLPEKWLKSYAGGLIAITPGPDGEIERLLLNGQIDTAESRADQLMQMMGKDRFYLGLSRLNRPDDPALHSLIQSLSSEANLPMAATAEVKYSEPADQTAYEALVALRDGLSVDEVKADGSYHFRSADEVESQLSDTPEAIENTYRIAERCRVNIDFSASHLPVFPVPDDVTQKEVLAYLCEEGLKKRVDQVTDVYRERLKYELQIIDQMGFNDYFLIIWDVMKFAREQHILAGPGRGSAAGSLTAYALFITHVDPIEHHLLFERFLNPERVTLPDIDLDFPDDRRDEVIQYTAEKYGRKKVAQIATFGTLSAKAVARDMARVYGMTTGEMEVISKSIPSLHGITLKEAYEQSESLKRFVNQSARYKDWFKTAMKLEGLPRHTSVHAAGVIISDVPLAEVVPLQKGTDYAHITQWPMGALEEIGLLKMDYLGLRNLTILHRVIQSVRQSEPSFDIEKIPEDDKETFELLGKGWTSGIFQFEAEGVTKVLMTMKPSEFEDLVAVNALNRPGPMEFIPQYIKRKYGHEKVPYIHQDLEPVLSSTYGIIVYQEQIMEIASRFAGFSLGQADVLRRAVSKKKKQDLDRERKRFTEGAVKKGYSSEAANELYDLIVRFADYGFNRSHAVAYSKIGYQLAYLKAHYPVSFMAALMTTATGNEDKTAQYIKECRNLSITVQPPDINKSMRYFKGEKGEIIYSLSAIKGVNKAAAENIITVRQEQPFRDFFDLCSRLNPKLVNRKLLEPLIFSGALDSFGQDRSVLLASIEVAINHAGLVQGEGSLFEDLDIKPKHAKASPMPDEQKLAHEKEVLGVYLSSHPVSVYRDRLTGSGALRIDEIRPGVKGMVGALLTEVRVIRTKKGENMSFVTLSDESGDMDGVVFPDVFRKQSPIIQKGMTLVLSGKTEERNRKNQFVVQHAVPADQYKGADRIKTLFLRIPESMDTKDTFNMIDQFCRKFAGEMPVVVYDAESGSKQKLSISINPANALLDRLIQLLGNENVVEQ
- a CDS encoding oligoribonuclease, which encodes MKEQIIEQIKQYDKIILHRHVRPDPDAYGSQAGLAEVIKASFPEKQVYTTGTEEPTLSFLYKLDELKDEDFEGALIIVCDTANTDRIDDQRYKNGSKLIKIDHHPNEDPYGDLLWVDTSASSASEMIYELYLSGKADGLKMSDAAARLIYGGIVGDTGRFLYPSTTQKTFDYAGELIKYDFDRSALYNALYEMDAEVLKLQGYVLQNFYMSENGAAHIKITKEKLAEFNVVPSEASLLVSTLGSVKGIRAWVFFIEEEKEIRVRLRSKGPIVNELAKQYNGGGHPVAAGASIYKWSEAEEVIEKLEAICKQ
- a CDS encoding metal-dependent hydrolase; its protein translation is MKISYHGHSIIKIETNGKTILVDPFINGNEQTDLNADDQNPDVILLTHGHNDHVGDTVAIAKRSNALVVAPFELANYMEMQGLNTHPMHIGGAYEFDFGKVKFTQAFHGSSYTTEDNQIIYTGMPAGILFMAEGKTVYHAGDTALFGDMKLIGDRHPIDIAFLPIGDNFTMGPEDAAYAAELLQATHVVPIHYNTFPPIKQDPEKFINMLKGGQGKMMHAGDIVEL
- a CDS encoding dipeptidase; the encoded protein is MIGKIQAYLKSEQVDGALLTSVENVTYTTGFRSDPHERWLAVWIPAEGEAILICPGMETSDAKAAGWHGKIIGYSDTQSPLELLKNEIGALNSLAVEKNHLTIDRMELISQVFGECRMTAAEHFLNDLRVVKTKSEIELLKEAAALADFAIETACSELEEGKSELEVLAKVEYELKKKGITEMSFSTMVLTGENASSPHGTPGQTKIKKGDLVLFDLGVVYQGYCSDITRTVAFGEITDRQREIYDTVLKAEMTALAMVKPGVKSSELDLAARKVIEDAGYGEYFPHRLGHGLGLNVHEYPSITSESDITLQAGMTFTIEPGIYVPGVAGVRIEDDVLVTENGYETLTKFPKTLQTF